One Paralichthys olivaceus isolate ysfri-2021 chromosome 21, ASM2471397v2, whole genome shotgun sequence genomic window carries:
- the dusp29 gene encoding dual specificity phosphatase 29, whose amino-acid sequence MASHKSKTGTKINVTKAESSAVDEYVTPGGYELEKILNRGSVAYTHVNEVWPNVYIGDEQTAKDKSSLRRLGITHVLNAAEGTWNNVDTGAGYYSDMDVVYYGVVAEDVQTFDLSQYFFSAARFMEETLKNPQNKLLVHCVMGRSRSATLFLAYLMICEGMTVVDAIEHVKRRRRIIPNWGFLKQLRELDMHLLEQRDSMEQR is encoded by the exons ATGGCTTCTCACAAGTCAAAGACTGGCACCAAGATAAATGTTACAAAGGCAGAATCCAGTGCAGTGGATGAGTATGTGACACCTGGGGGCTATGAGCTGGAGAAAATCCTCAACCGTGGGAGTGTGGCTTACACTCATGTCAACGAGGTCTGGCCTAACGTGTACATCGGAGACGA GCAGACCGCAAAGGACAAGTCCAGTCTGAGAAGGTTGGGGATCACGCACGTCTTGAACGCAGCAGAGGGGACGTGGAACAACGTGGACACCGGCGCTGGCTACTACAGCGACATGGATGTGGTCTACTATGGCGTGGTCGCAGAGGACGTCCAAACCTTTGACCTCAGCCAGTatttcttctctgcagctcgGTTCATGGAAGAAACGCTGAAGAATCCTCAGA ATAAACTGCTGGTGCACTGCGTGATGGGAAGGAGTCGGTCCGCCACCCTCTTCCTGGCATACCTCATGATCTGCGAGGGCATGACGGTGGTCGACGCCATCGAGCATGTGAAGAGACGCAGGCGGATCATCCCCAACTGGGGCTTCCTGAAGCAGCTGAGAGAGCTGGACATGCACCTCCTGGAGCAAAGAGACTCGATGGAGCAGAGATGA
- the LOC109626889 gene encoding dual specificity phosphatase 29-like yields the protein MSAEEEPEYQTPPTCDLLELLLTNRRPTGAVNEVWPNLYIGDAATAQDKTLLVDLGITHVVNAADGPQHIDTGPRFYKGTNILYHGVEAADCKDFDLYPFFTETSDFIHGALSQEGKVLVHCARGISRSATLVLAFLMIRERLTLVEAIEVVRRHRNILPNVGFLNQLRRLDASLALQRRTTPC from the exons ATGAGCGCAGAGGAGGAGCCCGAGTATCAGACACCACCCACCTGCGATCTGCTCGAGCTTCTGCTGACGAACAGACGCCCCACTGGAGCTGTCAATGAGGTTTGGCCCAACCTCTACATCGGAGACGC GGCCACAGCTCAGGATAAAACCCTGTTAGTGGATCTGGGAATAACACACGTAGTGAACGCTGCAGACGGCCCCCAGCACATTGACACGGGGCCACGTTTCTACAAAGGCACCAACATACTGTATCATGGAGTGGAAGCAGCAGACTGTAAAGATTTCGACTTGTATCCATTCTTCACGGAGACGTCTGATTTCATTCACGGCGCTCTGAGTCAGGAAG GTAAAGTGCTCGTCCACTGTGCACGAGGAATCAGCCGCTCTGCGACTCTTGTGTTGGCCTTCCTCATGATCAGAGAGAGACTCACCCTGGTTGAGGCCATTGAGGTTGTTCGCAGGCACAGAAACATCCTTCCCAACGTTGGATTTCTGAACCAGCTCCGTCGCCTGGACGCATCCTTGGCTCTGCAGAGGAGAACAACACCATGCTGA
- the LOC109626888 gene encoding dual specificity protein phosphatase 13A-like codes for MSAEKGKRKEYLTVKDLQKLLDSCKLHLGQIDEVWPNIYIGNVAVAQNKTALQKLGITHVLNAAHSKRGSIGNHSFYGNDFVYCGIPADDSTHFDLDVYFQPAADFIQKALKSPDGKVLVHCIMGMSRSSTLVLAYLMIHRQLPLKRALQKLIQKRAIYPNRNFLALLLDLDLQLTRKKRLCQIL; via the exons ATGTCAGCAGAGAAAGGCAAGAGAAAGGAATATCTAACTGTGAAAGATTTGCAGAAGCTGCTGGACTCATGCAAACTACATCTCGGTCAAATCGACGAGGTCTGGCCAAACATTTACATAGGGAATGT GGCAGTAGCCCAAAACAAGACTGCCTTGCAGAAGTTAGGTATAACTCATGTATTAAACGCTGCTCACTCGAAGCGAGGCAGCATAGGGAACCACAGCTTTTATGGCAACGACTTTGTGTATTGTGGCATTCCAGCAGATGACTCGACACACTTCGATCTAGATGTTTACTTCCAGCCCGCAGCCGATTTCATTCAAAAGGCTCTGAAGTCACCTGATG GGAAAGTTCTGGTGCACTGCATCATGGGAATGAGCCGCTCATCGACGTTGGTGTTAGCGTACCTCATGATCCACCGCCAGCTTCCGCTCAAACGGGCTTTGCAGAAATTGATCCAGAAGAGAGCCATCTACCCCAACAGGAACTTCCTGGCTTTGCTGTTGGATCTCGATCTTCAGTTGACGAGAAAAAAGAGATTGTGTCAGATCCTGTGA